Part of the Vicugna pacos chromosome 3, VicPac4, whole genome shotgun sequence genome is shown below.
TAATAGgtccagagtttcagtttgggaataagaaaaagttctggagatgggtggtGGAGATAgtttcacaacaatgtgaacGCACCaaagccactgaactgtaccttaCAAAAGGCTAAAgcggtaaattttatgttatgtatattttgccacaataaagTCATAATAAAAAGCAAGGTTCTGATGTCAGTTATACCTGGGCTCGCTGTCCATTTTACCCACTTAActgtgtgagcttgggcaagCCACTTCCCCTTGTGACTACAGAAGTACTTATGAAGATTGGTGTGgtggttaaaaaatatataatacgtAAGAAGGACTTAGCATTGTGCCTGGAACATTGTGTATGCTCGGTAAATGTTACCTACCAGTGTGATAATGGCTAGGTTCTTATCAAAGAAATatcaagtcttttaaaattttacatgatGGATAGAGAAAGTGGTAATGAACAATCagatattttaaggaattgaaACCATTTTTATAAGGttcataaaaaaaatgaaagaagcaaaAAATGAAATGTTCAGTGTATGTTAGTGAACATACACTTTGTACATATTATGCAATTTTATCTTCACAAcaattctcttttatatactgaaaaaaaaaaacagaagttcCTTGGGGTTAAATAACTTGTTGATCTCACACAGCGGTCAAATAATATTTGAATATAATTTGGACTCATGTCTGCCTCCCTCCAAAGTCCACTGAGTTTCTAGTACTCGCTAAGGCGTATCTGCATTTAAACACAGAGCAGTGAGGTTTTGTGGTCCTTGAATGGCAATCCCCAGTCATGTTGCTTTTGACATCAGAGTATTTATGAATGTTTAATCACATAAGCTGCCATTCTGGGCGCTATGGAAGGAAGCAAAAATTCCTGGCTCCATCCTGGCCCTGTATCATGTAAGAGTGAGTGTTCCTCACAGGCAATTGGGTGTAACCAGATAACATGAACTTCAGTTACACCCAGAGAGTTTCCTTAGACACAAGGAAGAATTTGGCTGTCAGGGTGAGTGAAACTTAAACACATCTTCAAGGTGATTTGGGACCCTCCATCTCTggagtaaattaaaaataaattcgcTAATCTGAGAGTCTCAGATATTGACCAGCTTTGAGGGAGGAGGTTGGACCAGATAGCTGCAGATTCTTTTTTAGTATATTGAGAATTTGCCTTGGAAAAACCAGTccttcatgtgaaaaaaaaaaaaaaaagcttcctagTAACTGAACCTCTTCGACTATTACTGGAAATGGAACCTTCCAAAAGTGCCACCATCTTTATCTTCTGATGTTCAGAAACCGATAGTCCAGAGTGTGAAACAGGAACCCAGCCTGCATCAAACAGTAGGAAATGGAAGCTGCCACATGATCCcttgaagagagggagagaaaacaggGCCAGGTAGGAAGTTAGTGGCTTTATAAATAATTATCAAAAACTCCGTGGATATTTCAAGGAAGGGGACCTGAGTTTTGAAGTCCCGCTCAAGCCAGGCTGTGACTGAATACATGAGGGCTTTCAATGGGAGACTGCTTGACCGTGGCATCTAAATAGATTTGGCTTATACAGGTCTGTAAAAGCAGGGAAAACTATTTCACGCTGGGGAACTTAGCTGTGAAGCATGACTGCATGTGTCCTGCTAAAGGACAGTTTTTAATGCAACAGTAGCAATGCGCATCATTTGCATAGTACCTTCAGCTTTTGCAgactgttttacatattcttcaTTACACTCCCACTCCTAGATGTCGATACATTTAGCCTCAGGGACAAGAATCAAAGTATTTAACCAAAGAGTCCAAATATTTAACCACAGGAACATTGCCTAATTGGTATAGAAGCCAGAGGAGGGTTGAGGTAGGGTCCTAAAACCTGGGATCCTAAGCATTAGCTTCTACATTCCTGGGTTTTAGGACATTAGAGGCTCCCTGAGGAGAGACTGGGGTAACAAGAAGGCAGTCAGGAGTCTCAGGACAGCATCTGTTTACCACCCAgtatgaatatttgtatattttaataaCTAGTTTGTCTTTGTTGGTGGCCACCCATTAGATGTCAGCCCATTTACATGAGCAAACTGAGGTTCCAAGAGCCCAAATGATTTTCCTGAATCTCATAATTAGTGAACAGTGGAGTTGGGATCCAGTGttgttcccctctccccctcccagctATCCTAGCTCTGCAAAGAAATATGTGCTCTTAGTTAAGTAATGTCTAAACATTTACTCCCTCTGCTTCTCTATTGCATTATAGTATTGCCCAAATTATTTCTCAGCAAACGAGTAAGTAACACAGGGTAAATCCATGGAAGGGAACATAAGTTATTAGTAATGATGCTATAGAAGTGTATTTATTGACACAAAAAGATTTTCATATTGTATGAATAATGAAAAAAcaagtatatatgtgtatatgtacacaagtgtgtatattcatgtatatgtacatgtatacacacacatacacatatatacccatatatatataatgatctTATTTTTGCAAGGGAAAAATGTTTGTGAATAGCTCATTGTATGTGTTAAGAATATGGACTTTAGAGGGAGAcagacttgggtttgaatcccagccacAAACCCTCAGTAACTCTGTAAACTTGGAAGCCTGTTAACCCCACTGAGAGTCAGTCTCCTCATTGGTAAAATGTAGAAATCATAGTATCTGTCTCATAGGGATATTTGGGAGGGAAGTGAGATCATATTTGTAAAATGCTTAGTATTTTGCCTGTCACACAATaaatgctaataataataataataataaaaataaaaataaattgtatctACTATCATTATTTATGCCAAAATTTtggagagaaatttatttttttattatttttatttttttttaactgaagtactggggatttaacccaggacctcctagatgctaagcatgcactctaccactgagctctaccctccctcaagagaaatttatttttgaaaagcattCCTTTATGTTTATTAAGCACTCagcaggggagggtagagctcagtggtacagtacatgcttaacatgcccaaagtcctgggttcaatccccagtacctccattaaaataaataaataaacctaattacctcctccccccaagaaaaacaaaacaaacaaaaaaatctcccCTCCAAATTAAAAAGCACTCAGTGTGCCCACCCAACCCTATACCAGCTCGTGTGATGTGTAGTAGGAACAGAAGCTCTGGTCCCTGTCCTGCAGAGCTCTACATCCTAGATATATGACTAGTTCAGCTTTGGTTGTTGACTATCAACAGGAAGAAAGAAGCTGGTGTTCAGGATGTTCAGAGGGAGCAAAGAAACTAGGGAGTCAGCTTTGGGCTGCAATGGGATCCCAAGTGCTGGATGGTTTCTCAGTTTCCTGGGACGCTGGAGAGGTTCTGCAGCCCAAGATTTGGTGACTGGTGACCAATCACCACGCTCATTCTTCAATTCTTTAGTCCCCGCCTATTATAGATTTTGGAAAGATAATCATCTACACAAATAACCTGAAAATCATTCGAACTCCAATGGACAAGAGAGACTTCAAGAGGAAGATTCtccagaaggaagaggaggctgaggaAGAGTCTCTGATGAGCAAAGAAGGAATCTATGGAGACCAGAGTGACGGGCCTTTGCCAGAGACGGAAGGCACTTTCCCCCATAACCGGTACCCACAGGTGTGTCAGAATGGTTCACTCTCCACTCAGAGCGGGCCCTGCAGCAGTGGTCTCCAGGTGGTTTTGCTTGTGCGCTATTTAAGTGAATCCTTTTGAATAGGAATCCTTAAGATGTCTGAATGAATTAAAGATGTGAAGGAATTTTAAGTTTATTATACTTTAATGGTACGTGGTTAGCCATAATAGTTATAAGTCCGTATTTCAAATACTCGTAATTTAAATTATGTTGGATGATTTCTTTCAAGGATCTGATCAGGTATGTATTGTTTTCACTTTGCAGTGTGGCTGAGAACAGCTTGTTCTAGAGATGGGAAAAAGAGCTCTGTCCTTTTCTTAGGGGCTCGCTTGTGCCCCCATGGTTGGTGATAATCCTCAAGCCACAGTTTCCTTGAAGAAATCTTGGAATGCTACTTGTCTTTAGATTTTGTGGAGATTAGTTTAGTTGAAACTAAGCAAAATCATCTGTAAATCCACTAGACCAGGCGTTAGTTAACCACAATATGTTCTAATACCCTGAAAATGAACGGCTGAATGGGGATACCCTCGTCACTTTATGTAAAGTGAGATCACTTTACATCGCACTTACGCCATGGTCCCTTGGGTCCCACATTTGTCTAGTGACAGCCCGAACTAGTGAGGGTGCCAGTGTCAACTAGTTCATTAAAAGTCAGCATAGCAGCTTCTTtcgaaaacatttttaaagcttaatttcttgccttctttggatAAAAAGTAACTACAAGCAGTTGGAATGCTTTTTCTCCCCACACCTTTCAGAGGTGTGCATTCACTCCCCATCTTGGAAACCATTGCTGAGACGTGCTCAGACGAGGGGAAGGATGATGATGTTTCAACAGTTCACAGcgtggggctgagggtgggaaaAGTAGTTTCAGTGAATTTAAGCCAAGAGAGTAAAAGCTTGGATAGCAGCAGAAAGGAATTTTCTCTCTTCAGAGCCTTTCTCTTGGTGCTTGAAGCTGAGCCTCCCCCGTGGGTCGGCATAACACAGTGGGGGCTTCCTCGCACTTGAGTGATGTCCTGGTCCTGGGAGAGTTTAGGGGAGTGGACCGAGAAGGTCATGACCAGACTCCAGCTGTGTTCGCAACCGGTCCTGTCTCTTTCCAACCTGTTCCCACAATAGATAAGATGCATTTGAAATGCATATCTGATCATGCCACCCTTTCCTCACCCTTTCCCCTGCCCAAAGCTTTCAGTGGCCTCTCACCACTTGGGATAAAACCCAAACTCCTCACTTGTTCCAGAAAGCACTGTGTGACCTGGCTTCTTCAGCCTCACTCCTTACACATTTCTCCCCATTCTCTCTGCCCTGGACACACTGcccagctgcccacctctcatGTATGTGTTCTTTGCTCTTTCCTACTGGAGCCAACTTCTGTGTGCCAAGAATATTCTCCAGATTTCCTACCTCCTTGCCCTTAGTCCCTGACATCTCAGTGGCCGTATCACTGCCTCAGAGAGGCCTCTCCTGACTTCCATGAGGATAACATCCCTGAGGGTGGACCCCTCAGGGCACCTCACACCCCCTCCACACAGTTGCAATCTGACATTTATTTGTGCGATTGTTTGGTTAATGTTTGCTCTTACCTGCTAGGATTTGATTTCTACAAGGGCAGGGAGCACATTTACATTAGGTGTAACACACTAGTTCCAatgtccccccccccaaaaagtagagcctggcatataataggtgctcaataaataaatgtttttatttaacttattattAATACTGAAATTTGAAACCAAAGTACTAGCTGGCAAGACTTTATCAGCCTCTGCCTTCTATGCTGTACTCTTCAAACCTAGCAGAGTAGCAAGCAGACAGCTGAACATTGTGATCCAAAGCATTACCTTCCCACTTTAAAATTCATTAATTCTATTCTTGTCCATACCATTAATGTAACTTGTAGGAGCGTATATTTCCAGAAGGGGACCAGAAATGCAGGTCACACTGCAGGTCTGAGTGAAAAAGCAACGACAGATCTGCTATGACAATTACCTTTAAATTCAATTTGGAGGGAACAGTGTTTCTTAGCTGTAATGCCGTAAACTAGGACAGAGGTGTGCGGCGGAGAGTTGCCGTGAAAGGTTATACTTGACTTCCCTGTTCTTTAAGGTCTCTTTTAAATTGCTATTTGTTTGCCCCATTTTTTATGCAGTAAATGCCCAGACAACTTTTATTCTAAAAGAGAGGGTCAAAGAAGATCAAGGAGCCCCTTCTGACCAAGAGACTCTTTGTTGTATTATATGGAACAGGGGAATAGTAGGACCGTGATGAAAGAGCAGAGCAGGGCTAAAAGCTAGGCTGTGTTTGAACCTCTGTattaatgataaaagaaaaagagaggaataaTTGAATTGAGCCAGTGAAAAGTAGAAGGGGAAAAATCTGGCCCTGGATTGAGTGGATTTGAGACCATAATTCATCTGGGCTTCTTTATGTTTTATGTGCTCTTACCTTTGAAACAAAGTAGTGGtagtaattaataataataataataataataataataataataataataataataataataataataataataataattgctgcCAGCTTCTGAGAGTTCCCGATAGCCAGACAGCATGCCCAGTGCTGTCCATGCAATAGTCCATTTCATTCTCGCAAGGACTCTGCGAATTGGGTGCTATCAGTAGTCCTGTTCTGCAGCTGGGGAAACGAAGGCTCAGagcagttaagtaacttgccagagGTGACTGGAGTCAGTAGGCAAACCCAGGTCCACCTGACTACCAATCTTACGATCTTCACCACCTGGCTAACCAGCCTCTAGGTTGGTGCTGGTTGCCATCTCCAGGGCTACCCGGGCCTGGGCGTCCGCGGGGACAGCTGAGTTCCTTTTTCTTGGTCGTGGAGCTAGGAAGGGGTGCTTCGGGTAGATCTGTTGGATTCTGGAACCTAAGCTATGCTGTGCAGCTGTGTTCTGTGTGCTCTTGCTTAATCTTCTCtgagaaggatttttaaaaatactgagaaCGATAGACACTGATACCATGCAGATGGGGTATAGGCTCAGTAAACACCTGTTGAAATAACCGGATCATTAAAAAGAGAACATTGAGAGTGTATTGGGAGGAAGGGTGGTAACCCCGGAAAATGGAAACGCCAGTGAAACCTCTAATGCGTCAATAATCATGTGACAGGAGGTGAAATTTGACTGATGGTTTATTCTTCTTTAGGGCAGGGCATTTCAGTAATCTTTCAATATCTGACCTGGCGTTCTACGCAAGTGAGTTTTTGGATCACTTGTATAGCATTATGGCAGGATTTTACCGTATTTCCTTTGACAACATTGACGTATCATTAAAATCTCAGTGGGATCAAGGGCAAAACATAAAACATGATGGATTTGGCAGAAAAATGGACCATGGCAATTTGCTTTAAGAGTATTTTgacagatatatatttttaagggaataaaattaatttcctcaTTGTTAATATATTAGAATGTGACCacaatcaataaaatattaacaaagggGTACATGGACATCATTTGGGATTTTGTCAACTGGATAATCACTTACATTCTCTAACTCTAGAATGAATAGGATTTAATACCTTCCCAGGCACTTTGCAGCACGATGGAACTATTTTCAGAACGTAGGCCTTCCTTTTCAGAGACGATGTTTATTCTTAGGTTACCAGAGAAGGCTGTGTTGCCTGGTTGAGCCACCCAGTGGGCTCCAGATGTCTTGTTGGTCCCTAGAATTTAAGGACAGGAGGTGTTCTCCAGACATCattgttttgtgtgtttattcTCTCAGCAAGTATATGAGCAGCAAatattgtgccaggcactgtgttagatgCCAGAAGGTGATGGGGAAAGGGACTAGCCCAGAGCACTGCCTGTCTAGTCAGCAGGAATTGTCAGTGGAGGGTGAGACCTGCCGTGCAGTAGAGGCACCGTGAACACCTGGTCCAGAGGTGCGGATCggcaaggcttcctggaggaagtgctgCTAAGCTGACATCCAAGAACAGTTAGGAGTCGGCTGGGTTGGGAGTGGGGTAAGGTCCCTGGAAGCCAGCTGGAGAGAGACCTAAGGATAAGAATCTGATGAAAGAAGTAAATCAGCTACAGAGATTCGGTTCTAACCTGAAGTTTATCTGGTGGGCAAGTGTTCATTGAAAGATTTCTTGGGTGCTTTCTGTGGGTCAAGCACCATTGTAGGTGACAATGAGACTGGCACTGGTGGGGAGAACATCTCACAAGACCAGAGGCAGGGGACTCGGTTGAATTCAAGCCAGAATTGGTACGTGTCTGGATTAGGATTGTGATTGTGGGATGGGGAAAACAGGATGAATTTGAGAGATGTTCAGAAGGTGAAATGGACAGGAATTTGTGATGAATCTAGTATCGATGTGGCATTGCCACTTCTTTCTGAGAAGGTTCATGATCTGTGCATGGTCATTGCACGAGAGTGCAAAGATTACCAGTTTCCTTGTGATGTCTTAGGGGAAGAGCATGATAATAGCAAATGGGCAGATTCTGGTGTCCCTGGGAGGTGAGGTGGGGAGCTGAGTCTGGGACTGGAGACTTATCGCAAAGCTTAGAAATAAACTAACTTTAGTGGAGAACCTATAATGTACCAGATAATATATTATGGCATTTACATATACTCTCGTTTAATATTCCAGCTACTCAGAAAGATAAGCAGTATTGCTCCCAGATCACaggtacagaaacagacttagggaGGTGAAGGGAACCGTCCAAGGTGCGCAGTTGGTGTTAGAGGCAGGCTTCAGTTCCAGGCTACCAGCTCCAGAGCAGAGCTCTTAACCTCTGGGCCTTTTCACAGTTCTCAGAGTACAGACAGAGTGCTGCGGGAATTCAGGGCTAAGCTCTGAAGGATTGTAATGTCCATCCATTCCTCCGCTCCGGCTCTCAATCACACCGAACAATCCCCCTTGAGCGCCTGCTATGGGAGACCTATGACAAGGGGCTGCTGGTTGTCACTGGGAGCTTGAGCTCTGGCATCTGATTGCCTGGGATGCAATCCGGCCTTCGCCTTTTCCAGCTGTGCGACCCCTGGCGCACAGCTGAGCTTCTCTGGGTTTCATGTTCCCATCCGTAACATGGGGACGGTAATACTTCCACCATCCACTGGGATGTTGGGAGGATTAGATGCATTGATACAGAGAACACTCTTAGGACAGGGCCTGGCAGGTCCTAGGCGTTGGACAAGTGTTCGCTGTGAGTGTTTGGCAGTGGGGAACATTAAGTCCTGCCCTCACAGTGCATACAGGAGTAACACGTCAGAGGGGAATGAGAGATGAAGGTCAGCTGGCGGAGTGCAtgccctgggggcggggctgctgtCTTAGAGGGGTCCAGCAGGGAAGTCTCTGATAAAATGCGGGGATTATCCTGTGCCTCCGGCCAGTTCTTTCCTTGGCATTTGTGGAATCATTTCCCTCTACTTCTGCCCCAGCCTTTGGCCGCCTCATACTGTTTTGACTTGCGTGTGAATGATGGCCTTGCACTGCTGCTGTAACTTAACCCTGACCTGTCTCTTGCAGGAAGGGGAGCTTCCCGAGGACAGCTGTTTTCACTGCCGAGGGTCGGGCAGTGCCCCCTGCTCTCTGTGCCACGGCAGCAAGTTCTCGATGCTGGCCAACAGGTTTAAGGAGTCCTATCGGGCCCTGCGGTGCCCTGCCTGCAACGAGAATGGCCTGCAGCCTTGCCAGATTTGCAATCAATAGCCCGTGGCTTTGTATGTCCACTTTTACCGCATCCTCCGTGAAGTCGTTTCTAATAAactgcccctcctccaccccctcctccctctcctggcagGGAAGCCGCAGTGGCTGCGATCACTTCCTCCCCTGGTGAAACTCCATTGCTTGATGACTTTTCGCGAGGCTGGTAACATCTCCTTCTGGGTCTAAGTGGCAGAggcattttttaattagaaactgGAAACTGGCTCTAAAATGATCCATCCAGGACTGTGTTCAAGTATCTCACTGGAAACAAAGCAGGATGTCCGTGCTTCTTGCTGTTGCCTTTCTTTCAAAGTCCTGAGTCTCTCCTGTGTGATGTGCTTGGGTAATGTGCATGCAGGCAATGAACAATGCTACTTCTTAGGACAAGATGAGAGAAGACATTTCTGTGTGCCTCCAAACTCCTGAGGTTGTAAGCCAAGTCAAAACTATTTATGATAAATTTGGTGCTTAAATACATGAGTGTGTGTGATATGATTTCTTCCAGCCCCCAAGTTAttaccaaataaataaatctattttaaggCTAAGTTAACAGCCACGATGTCTTCATAAAGGACAGCAggtattttataaatatctattggaaatttctagaagaaaaactAAGAAAGGCTGATTTTTAGCAATTAAGTTTCTACTGACTATATATACTATTTCTACTGAATACACATACTAAGGatgattttttcctcttaaatttgtttgtaaaattagaaaaatacttttgctaATGAACTTTTGTAGCCCTCCCAGTCACTCCCATATCCCTTGAGAATAATACTGT
Proteins encoded:
- the GRXCR2 gene encoding glutaredoxin domain-containing cysteine-rich protein 2; protein product: MEDPEKKLSQKSDSKPRKIRFKISSSYSGRVLKQVFEDGQELESPKEEYPHSFLQEALEPMDGVYGSGEAPKPRPCSPKLTAQRISVVREGSAYTLAGSQPFFNDYKANDHKSPPIIDFGKIIIYTNNLKIIRTPMDKRDFKRKILQKEEEAEEESLMSKEGIYGDQSDGPLPETEGTFPHNRYPQEGELPEDSCFHCRGSGSAPCSLCHGSKFSMLANRFKESYRALRCPACNENGLQPCQICNQ